A part of Gammaproteobacteria bacterium genomic DNA contains:
- the yidD gene encoding membrane protein insertion efficiency factor YidD, with protein sequence MKLSHIITLPIRWYQRLISPLLGTNCRFYPSCSHYTIEAIERHGIWRGGQLAVRRILRCHPLNEGGVDPVPENLEFKVKKSIENGR encoded by the coding sequence ATGAAGCTGAGCCATATCATCACATTACCAATTCGGTGGTACCAAAGGTTGATCAGTCCGTTGCTGGGCACGAATTGTCGCTTTTATCCAAGTTGTTCACATTACACCATTGAGGCAATTGAACGTCATGGGATCTGGCGCGGTGGGCAGTTGGCAGTGAGAAGAATTTTGCGTTGCCACCCTCTGAATGAGGGGGGCGTTGACCCGGTTCCTGAAAATCTCGAATTTAAAGTGAAAAAGAGTATAGAAAATGGACGCTAA